One Nitrospira sp. DNA window includes the following coding sequences:
- a CDS encoding Myo-inositol 2-dehydrogenase — protein sequence MTHAPLTPLGIGLIGLGRHGSRYAKHLSVDLPEARLAAVCRRRRGEGSGLPQAVPCYDDYHALIADSQVEAVVVVTPPVLNREICTAVARAKKPLLVEKPLAITAEEARAIAREARQSGTVMMTAQTLRFDATVVGLRERQARLGTLQYLSLASRMEPRGLSEDDRWFGGRGCVLETGIHLLDLVRFLTGDEVHTVSCDMDLVPPEGAERLVVGRLTTSRGLVCLLDVSRLSSGRIGRVELIGSEGQLAADWCGRRIMQVSAHHGPGEWQTAADPTVLGTLRSFIRSVREGVPPPVTIEDGKRAVEIAEACYTSAQQGGLAVPVEYA from the coding sequence ATGACTCACGCTCCCCTCACACCCCTCGGAATCGGACTGATCGGGCTCGGTCGGCACGGCAGCCGATATGCCAAACACCTCTCGGTCGACCTTCCTGAAGCCCGCCTGGCTGCGGTCTGTCGCAGGCGGAGAGGGGAGGGCAGCGGGCTGCCTCAGGCCGTGCCTTGCTACGATGATTATCACGCCTTGATTGCCGATTCCCAGGTGGAAGCGGTCGTGGTGGTCACACCTCCGGTGCTCAATCGCGAGATCTGTACGGCCGTTGCGCGGGCGAAGAAACCGCTGTTGGTGGAGAAGCCATTGGCGATCACGGCGGAGGAGGCGCGAGCGATTGCGCGAGAGGCCCGACAGAGCGGAACGGTGATGATGACTGCGCAGACCCTGCGGTTCGATGCGACGGTGGTCGGCCTGCGCGAGCGGCAGGCCAGGCTCGGGACCCTTCAATACCTCAGCCTTGCCAGCCGCATGGAACCACGCGGGCTCAGTGAAGATGACCGCTGGTTCGGAGGCCGTGGCTGTGTGCTTGAGACCGGCATCCATTTGCTGGATCTGGTGCGTTTCTTGACGGGGGACGAGGTGCACACCGTGTCCTGTGACATGGACCTGGTGCCTCCAGAGGGAGCGGAACGGCTGGTGGTCGGCCGACTGACGACCAGCCGAGGGCTCGTCTGTCTATTGGATGTCTCGCGGCTGTCCTCCGGCCGGATCGGGCGAGTCGAACTCATCGGCAGCGAGGGGCAATTGGCGGCGGACTGGTGCGGACGGCGGATCATGCAGGTTTCTGCGCATCATGGCCCAGGGGAATGGCAGACTGCCGCCGATCCGACCGTGCTCGGCACGCTGCGTTCATTCATACGGTCGGTGCGCGAAGGTGTGCCCCCGCCCGTCACGATCGAAGACGGCAAACGAGCGGTGGAGATCGCCGAAGCCTGTTATACTTCGGCGCAGCAGGGCGGACTGGCTGTCCCGGTCGAGTACGCCTGA
- a CDS encoding putative AsnC family transcriptional regulator, with amino-acid sequence MATKAYILIKVKAGKSKSVLTALKGIAGIEQLHACFGQPDIFVFINVADERALSDVVISRIHAIDGVEETDTHIVAET; translated from the coding sequence ATGGCAACGAAAGCCTACATTCTCATCAAGGTCAAGGCAGGAAAAAGCAAGTCGGTCCTGACCGCCCTTAAGGGCATTGCCGGTATCGAACAACTGCATGCCTGTTTCGGCCAACCGGACATTTTCGTATTTATCAATGTGGCGGACGAACGCGCCCTCTCGGATGTCGTGATCTCACGCATCCATGCCATCGACGGGGTGGAAGAAACCGATACGCACATCGTCGCAGAAACCTGA
- a CDS encoding AAA+ ATPase superfamily protein YifB/ComM, associated with DNA recombination produces MLAKVLSAAIVGIEAHLVDVEVDISSGLPQFSIVGLPDATVRESRDRVRAALKNSGFHFPVKRITVNLAPANIKKEGAGLDLAIALGILAAEEIIPCDAVKAHVFVGELSLDGRLKPIPGALSIGAVCRRRHRLLVPAENAGEAALVEGSQVFPIHTLPEAVEFLRGAQVIGPASAVRDGMDIVGSVEDDDFADVKGQAHAKRALEVAAAGGHNLLMMGPPGAGKTMLARRLPGILPLLTQEEALETSRIHSVVGQLSREHPLLCRRPFRAPHHSISEAGLIGGGSTPRPGEVSLAHNGVLFLDETGEFGRATLDGLRQPLEDGHVTVTRAGGSLRFPARFMLVAAMNPCPCGYYGDRTRDCVCSVTQVRRYRGRLSGPLLDRLDLQIEVPAVPIRALGDDLPATDSSAAIRERVIAARTRQAERYRREGISINAQLKPRHLKQYCAVDRAGRELLEQAMARLGFSARAHGRILRVARTIADLAESASIGPSHLAEAVQYRSFDRRVEL; encoded by the coding sequence GTGCTGGCCAAGGTCTTGAGTGCCGCGATCGTCGGAATCGAAGCCCATCTGGTTGATGTGGAAGTCGATATCTCGTCCGGTCTTCCACAGTTTTCCATCGTCGGTCTGCCCGATGCCACCGTGCGCGAGAGTCGTGATCGGGTGCGTGCCGCGCTCAAGAACAGCGGTTTTCACTTTCCCGTCAAAAGGATCACGGTAAACCTGGCGCCGGCGAATATTAAGAAGGAAGGGGCAGGGCTGGACCTGGCCATCGCGCTCGGCATCCTGGCGGCGGAAGAGATCATTCCCTGCGACGCGGTCAAGGCACATGTCTTTGTAGGGGAACTCTCGCTCGACGGACGTCTGAAACCGATTCCCGGCGCCCTCTCGATCGGCGCCGTCTGTCGCCGTCGTCATCGCCTATTGGTGCCGGCGGAGAATGCCGGAGAGGCGGCCCTGGTCGAGGGCTCGCAGGTATTTCCCATCCATACTTTGCCGGAGGCGGTGGAATTTTTGCGCGGAGCCCAGGTTATCGGTCCTGCATCGGCGGTGCGTGACGGTATGGATATCGTCGGATCCGTAGAAGATGACGATTTTGCCGACGTCAAGGGGCAGGCCCACGCGAAACGGGCGCTGGAGGTGGCGGCGGCAGGCGGTCACAACCTGCTCATGATGGGTCCGCCCGGAGCAGGCAAGACCATGTTGGCGCGACGCCTCCCGGGAATCCTGCCCCTGCTCACCCAGGAAGAGGCGCTGGAGACCAGCCGTATTCACAGCGTGGTCGGGCAACTCTCGCGGGAACACCCGTTGCTGTGTCGGCGGCCGTTTCGCGCGCCTCACCATAGTATTTCAGAAGCCGGCCTGATTGGAGGCGGGTCCACGCCAAGGCCCGGTGAAGTGTCGCTCGCGCACAACGGTGTGTTGTTTCTCGACGAGACCGGAGAATTCGGGCGCGCGACGCTCGATGGATTGCGCCAGCCCCTTGAGGACGGCCATGTGACCGTCACGCGCGCCGGCGGGTCCTTGCGATTTCCCGCCCGCTTCATGCTCGTGGCCGCGATGAATCCCTGCCCCTGCGGCTATTACGGCGATCGGACGAGGGACTGTGTCTGCAGCGTGACGCAGGTCCGGCGCTATCGGGGCCGTCTGTCCGGTCCGCTCTTGGACCGTCTGGATCTGCAGATCGAGGTGCCGGCCGTTCCCATTCGCGCCTTGGGCGACGATCTGCCTGCTACGGATTCGTCGGCGGCGATCAGGGAGCGGGTGATCGCCGCCAGGACACGGCAGGCGGAACGGTATCGACGAGAGGGGATCTCCATCAACGCGCAATTGAAACCACGCCACCTGAAGCAGTATTGTGCGGTGGATAGGGCAGGTCGAGAGTTGTTGGAGCAGGCGATGGCCCGGTTGGGGTTTTCGGCCCGTGCGCACGGCAGGATCCTTCGCGTGGCAAGGACTATTGCCGATTTGGCCGAGTCTGCTAGTATCGGTCCCTCGCATCTGGCCGAGGCCGTTCAATACAGAAGTTTCGATCGCCGAGTGGAATTGTGA
- a CDS encoding Chaperone protein ClpB (ATP-dependent unfoldase), which yields MDMNRMTVKLQEALQSASALAMRRGHQGIDVEHLLLALLEQEKGIAGSLFEQAGVSPAAVRQAAEQALAKVPQVQGPGAAPGQIHLTPRLGTLLTKAEDQMKELRDEFLSIEHIVLAMVEEGGLFRRLNLTRDRLLTALQQVRGNQRVTSQDPEGTYQALEKYGRDLTRLAGQGKLDPVIGRDDEIRRTIQILSRRTKNNPVLIGEPGVGKTAIVEGLAQRIVKGDVPEGLKQKRVVVLDMGALVAGAKFRGEFEERLKAVLKEIQAAQGQVLLFIDELHTVVGAGAAEGAMDAANLLKPMLARGELHLIGATTLDEYRKHIEKDAALERRFQTVLVDQPSVENTISILRGLKERYEVHHGVRIKDAALVAAAKLSNRYIGDRFLPDKAIDLVDEAAARLRTEIDSLPAELDEVSRKVLQLEIEREALKKETDPGSKARLQSIEKELTEKNRDLQALKTRWESEKNSVSKLRKIRQQIEEVKQTIERSERAYDLNKVAELRYGELPRLERELELEQQYLGKKQNESRLLKEEVDEEDIAAVVSRWTGIPVTRLVEGEMEKLLKLDELLHRRVVGQEQAVNAVADAVLRARSGIKDPNRPIGSFLFLGPTGVGKTELARALAATLFDDEANLIRIDMSEYMEKHTVARLIGAPPGYVGYEEGGQLTEAVRRHPFSVILFDEIEKAHHDVFNILLQVLDDGRLTDSQGRTVDFKNTVLIMTSNIGSHHILEAQQAGASYETMKAQVTGELRAHFRPEFLNRVDEIVVFHALGNEHLTRIVEIQLERLRARLTERRITLTVTPAALKDLGRRGYDPVYGARPLKRLIQQEIETPMARQLIKGELRDGDTAMVDLKDGQIVIVPTVAP from the coding sequence ATGGATATGAACCGTATGACCGTGAAACTTCAAGAAGCCTTGCAGAGCGCATCCGCCCTTGCCATGCGCCGGGGGCACCAGGGGATCGACGTCGAACATCTGCTGCTGGCCCTCCTGGAACAGGAGAAGGGCATCGCGGGATCGTTATTTGAACAGGCCGGCGTATCTCCCGCCGCGGTCCGTCAGGCAGCGGAGCAGGCACTGGCCAAGGTGCCGCAGGTTCAAGGTCCCGGCGCGGCACCAGGACAAATCCACCTGACTCCCCGCTTAGGCACTCTCCTGACCAAAGCCGAAGACCAGATGAAGGAGCTGCGCGACGAATTTCTCAGTATCGAACACATCGTCCTGGCCATGGTGGAAGAAGGCGGTCTGTTTCGCCGGCTCAACCTCACGCGCGATCGCCTGCTGACGGCGTTACAACAAGTGCGGGGCAACCAGCGAGTGACGAGCCAGGACCCGGAAGGCACTTATCAGGCGCTGGAAAAATACGGGCGCGACCTGACGCGATTGGCCGGACAGGGCAAGCTGGATCCGGTCATCGGCCGGGACGACGAAATCAGACGAACCATTCAGATCCTCTCACGGCGAACTAAAAACAATCCGGTCCTCATCGGCGAACCAGGCGTGGGCAAGACGGCCATCGTCGAAGGGCTGGCCCAACGGATCGTCAAGGGAGACGTGCCGGAAGGGTTGAAACAGAAGCGCGTCGTGGTCCTCGACATGGGAGCCCTCGTGGCCGGCGCCAAGTTTCGCGGCGAATTCGAAGAGCGCTTGAAAGCCGTTCTGAAAGAGATCCAGGCGGCGCAGGGACAGGTCCTGCTGTTCATCGACGAATTGCATACTGTCGTGGGAGCAGGCGCCGCGGAAGGGGCGATGGATGCCGCCAATCTGCTCAAACCGATGTTGGCCAGGGGCGAATTGCACCTCATCGGCGCCACGACCCTGGACGAATATCGTAAACACATCGAGAAGGATGCAGCGCTGGAGCGCCGCTTTCAAACGGTGCTGGTGGACCAACCGAGCGTGGAGAACACCATTTCGATCCTGCGCGGTCTGAAAGAACGGTACGAAGTGCACCACGGCGTACGCATCAAAGACGCCGCCCTCGTCGCCGCGGCCAAGCTCTCCAATCGATACATCGGCGACCGCTTCCTGCCGGACAAGGCCATCGACCTGGTCGACGAAGCAGCCGCGCGCCTCCGGACCGAAATCGACAGCCTGCCGGCTGAGCTGGACGAAGTTTCAAGGAAGGTGCTGCAACTGGAAATCGAACGGGAAGCGCTGAAAAAGGAAACCGACCCCGGCAGCAAGGCCCGCCTCCAATCGATTGAAAAGGAACTGACCGAAAAAAACCGCGACCTCCAGGCCTTGAAGACGCGCTGGGAATCCGAAAAGAATTCGGTCAGCAAACTCAGAAAAATCCGCCAGCAGATCGAAGAGGTCAAACAGACGATCGAGCGGTCGGAACGGGCCTATGATTTGAACAAGGTCGCCGAGCTGCGATACGGCGAACTGCCGCGACTCGAACGGGAGCTCGAACTGGAACAACAGTACCTCGGCAAGAAGCAAAACGAGAGTCGGCTGCTGAAAGAGGAGGTAGACGAAGAGGATATCGCCGCCGTCGTCAGCCGTTGGACCGGGATTCCGGTCACCCGCCTCGTCGAAGGTGAAATGGAGAAACTTCTGAAGCTGGACGAACTCCTGCACCGTCGCGTCGTTGGGCAGGAACAGGCGGTCAACGCCGTCGCCGACGCCGTGTTACGGGCGCGATCCGGCATCAAGGACCCCAATCGGCCGATCGGTTCGTTTCTGTTCCTCGGCCCGACCGGCGTCGGAAAGACGGAATTGGCGCGGGCGCTCGCGGCGACGCTCTTCGACGACGAGGCGAATCTCATCCGCATCGATATGTCGGAATACATGGAAAAACATACGGTGGCGCGACTGATCGGCGCCCCTCCCGGCTACGTCGGCTACGAAGAGGGCGGCCAGCTCACCGAAGCGGTGCGCCGGCATCCCTTTTCCGTCATTCTCTTCGACGAAATCGAAAAGGCGCACCATGATGTCTTCAATATCCTATTGCAGGTCCTCGACGACGGACGGCTGACCGATTCCCAAGGTCGCACCGTGGATTTCAAAAACACGGTCTTGATCATGACCTCGAACATCGGGAGCCACCATATCCTGGAGGCCCAACAGGCCGGCGCCTCCTATGAAACGATGAAGGCCCAGGTGACCGGCGAATTGCGGGCCCACTTCAGGCCGGAGTTTTTGAACCGGGTGGACGAGATCGTGGTCTTCCACGCCTTGGGGAATGAGCACCTGACGCGGATCGTGGAGATTCAATTGGAGCGGTTACGTGCCCGGCTGACGGAGCGACGGATCACGCTGACGGTCACGCCGGCGGCGCTCAAGGACCTCGGCCGGCGCGGCTATGACCCGGTCTACGGAGCCAGGCCCTTGAAGCGGCTGATTCAGCAGGAGATCGAAACCCCGATGGCTCGCCAACTGATCAAAGGAGAGCTGCGGGACGGCGATACCGCGATGGTCGATCTCAAAGACGGACAGATCGTCATTGTCCCGACTGTCGCGCCATAA
- a CDS encoding Sensory box histidine kinase, which yields MRLSIFWRLVLTYLVIIGVMTAVNLYALLQIRTLAGLNTEVGSHHHPEIDSAKRLLTFFFEQIQSEKKYLAVPAATFLEHCNEASKEFQQVLQSLQAREGSEPEFRLLKEVERLQQAQLSLFHTQLAGGTGQSIESAADYDERRNALVGRMSSTLRQYIASHEARIAVGVNESRASSVHAEAVTRQLILVALLFGLGLAAVASYNILRPLRRLQAAIQEMGQGNFRASLDGQAPRELRELGDTVKWMGAKLQQLDDIKSEFLAHVSHELRTPMASIQEGTHLLLDEIPGPLTQDQRTTLRIMSDSSRRLMCLISTILDLSKMEAGMMEYRFVPTDLRRIAEVSVNKIRLLADAKHVQLLVEAPVERYWVRADGGRIEQVLDNLLSNALKYSPEGAVVKLHMTPGRDEGLLFVSVADAGPGIPAEEVPHIFDRFYQGRTKTRHASVGSGLGLALAKKIVEAHGGRIWVESEVGKGTTVRFILCLTKPGVAP from the coding sequence GTGCGCCTCTCGATTTTTTGGCGGCTGGTCCTGACGTATCTGGTCATTATCGGGGTGATGACCGCCGTCAACCTCTACGCCTTGCTTCAAATTCGAACGTTGGCCGGCCTGAATACCGAAGTCGGCTCGCATCATCACCCGGAGATTGACTCGGCCAAGCGGTTGCTGACATTTTTCTTTGAGCAAATTCAGAGTGAAAAGAAATACCTGGCGGTGCCGGCGGCGACGTTTCTCGAACATTGCAATGAAGCGAGTAAAGAGTTCCAGCAAGTGTTGCAAAGCTTACAGGCGCGTGAGGGCTCCGAGCCGGAGTTTCGGTTGCTGAAGGAAGTGGAGCGCCTTCAACAGGCGCAACTCTCTCTGTTTCATACTCAGCTCGCGGGAGGAACCGGGCAATCGATTGAATCGGCGGCGGATTACGATGAGCGGCGAAACGCGCTGGTCGGCCGAATGTCGTCAACCTTGCGACAATACATCGCTTCGCATGAGGCGCGTATTGCGGTCGGCGTGAATGAGTCGCGTGCCAGCTCCGTCCATGCGGAAGCCGTGACCCGGCAGTTGATATTGGTGGCCTTGTTGTTCGGGCTCGGCTTGGCGGCGGTGGCGAGTTACAATATTCTCCGCCCGCTGCGCCGCCTGCAGGCGGCCATACAAGAAATGGGGCAGGGAAACTTTCGCGCGTCATTGGATGGGCAGGCGCCGCGCGAACTTCGGGAGTTGGGCGATACGGTCAAGTGGATGGGAGCCAAGCTGCAGCAACTGGACGATATCAAGAGCGAGTTTCTCGCCCACGTGTCGCATGAACTGCGCACGCCGATGGCGTCCATTCAAGAAGGCACACATCTTTTATTGGATGAAATTCCCGGTCCTCTGACGCAAGACCAACGGACGACATTGCGTATCATGTCCGACAGCAGCCGGCGGTTGATGTGCCTGATTTCGACGATCCTGGATCTGTCGAAAATGGAGGCCGGCATGATGGAATACCGCTTTGTCCCGACGGATCTCCGACGGATCGCCGAGGTCTCGGTCAACAAGATACGATTGCTGGCCGATGCGAAACATGTGCAGTTGCTGGTGGAGGCGCCTGTCGAGCGGTATTGGGTGAGGGCCGACGGCGGGCGCATCGAACAAGTGCTGGACAATCTGCTTTCAAATGCGTTGAAGTACAGCCCCGAAGGGGCGGTGGTGAAACTGCACATGACGCCCGGGCGTGATGAAGGGCTCCTCTTCGTCTCCGTCGCGGATGCGGGGCCTGGGATACCGGCCGAAGAAGTGCCGCATATCTTCGACCGGTTTTATCAGGGCCGCACAAAAACGAGGCATGCTTCGGTCGGGAGCGGACTCGGGCTGGCCCTTGCAAAAAAAATAGTGGAGGCCCATGGTGGTCGCATTTGGGTTGAAAGTGAAGTGGGGAAAGGAACGACGGTGCGGTTCATTCTGTGTCTGACCAAACCCGGAGTCGCGCCATGA
- a CDS encoding Putative sensory histidine kinase YfhA, which translates to MEQERILVVDDDEGLLHLLKMRLSAMGFTVTPCAAGSDALMAARQETFDIAITDLRLRAEDGLALTEELLRTQPGLPVIILTAHGSIPNAVEAMQRGAFGYLTKPFDDKELKATIDKALIQQRMGREIQRLKSLVKELYGMENVIARSPAMQRLFQQIAQIADSDATILLTGETGTGKEVLARVLHANSRRSKGPFVALNCAAINETLLESELFGHIRGAFTSAMAAKRGLFQSANGGTLFLDEIAEMPLPMQVKLLRAVQEREVREVGADYATKVDVRIITATNKDLNEAVKAGTFRHDLYYRVSVVPLAIPPLRERKDDIPLLAQHFLKQSVKRSNKDIRGFTPAAMHRLMIYPWPGNVRELENAVEKAVVMSRQDMLSPDLLPTVGASPDIALKPLTEAKEEFERSYLRNVLQMTGGNISRAAQFAGRYRADFYKMLKKYGLHPSMMKGRADVDLSDLAEAEEIKDA; encoded by the coding sequence ATGGAGCAAGAGCGAATACTCGTTGTAGATGATGACGAAGGCCTGTTGCATCTGTTGAAGATGCGGCTGTCGGCCATGGGTTTTACGGTGACGCCCTGCGCGGCCGGGTCGGATGCGCTCATGGCTGCACGCCAAGAAACGTTTGATATCGCCATCACCGATTTACGGTTACGAGCTGAGGACGGGCTTGCGTTGACCGAAGAGTTGTTGCGCACACAGCCGGGGCTTCCGGTCATTATTCTCACGGCCCACGGGAGCATTCCCAATGCAGTGGAGGCCATGCAACGTGGGGCCTTCGGTTACTTGACGAAACCGTTTGACGACAAGGAATTAAAGGCGACCATCGATAAAGCACTGATACAGCAGCGAATGGGCCGTGAGATTCAGCGATTGAAATCGTTGGTGAAAGAGCTGTACGGCATGGAGAATGTCATCGCACGCAGCCCGGCCATGCAGCGGCTGTTTCAGCAGATCGCCCAGATCGCCGATTCAGATGCCACGATCCTTTTGACCGGGGAAACTGGAACTGGGAAGGAAGTGCTGGCTCGTGTGCTGCATGCGAACAGCCGACGCTCGAAAGGGCCCTTTGTAGCCTTGAATTGTGCGGCGATCAACGAGACGTTGCTTGAAAGTGAACTGTTCGGGCATATCCGCGGCGCCTTTACGAGTGCCATGGCGGCGAAGCGAGGACTGTTTCAAAGTGCGAACGGCGGCACGCTCTTCCTGGACGAAATCGCGGAAATGCCGCTGCCGATGCAGGTAAAACTGCTCCGCGCAGTGCAGGAACGGGAAGTCCGTGAGGTCGGAGCCGACTATGCGACCAAGGTGGATGTGCGGATCATTACGGCTACCAATAAAGATCTGAACGAAGCCGTGAAGGCAGGGACCTTTCGCCATGACTTGTATTACAGAGTTTCCGTGGTGCCCCTTGCCATCCCGCCGTTACGTGAACGTAAGGACGATATTCCGCTTCTCGCACAACATTTCTTGAAGCAAAGTGTGAAACGTTCCAATAAAGATATCCGCGGATTTACGCCGGCGGCCATGCACCGATTGATGATCTACCCTTGGCCCGGCAATGTGCGGGAGTTGGAGAATGCCGTTGAAAAAGCCGTGGTGATGTCCAGGCAGGACATGCTGTCACCGGATTTGCTTCCGACGGTCGGAGCGTCGCCGGATATCGCATTGAAGCCGCTGACCGAGGCGAAGGAGGAATTCGAGCGGTCCTACTTGCGCAACGTGCTTCAGATGACCGGTGGGAATATTTCTCGGGCGGCGCAATTCGCCGGCCGATATCGAGCCGACTTTTACAAGATGCTGAAGAAGTATGGCTTGCATCCGTCTATGATGAAGGGGCGTGCCGACGTCGATCTCAGTGATCTCGCCGAAGCGGAAGAGATCAAGGATGCCTAG